GGTGAAGCTTCTGGAATCGAAATCAAACGGGTGTAGAGAAGCGGCGGCTCAAGCGATTGCCGGACTGGTGACGGAGGGCAGAGTAAGAAGGGAGCTGAGGAAAGAGGGGAAGAGCGTGACGAACCTGGTGATGCTGCTGGATTCGAACCCTGGAAACACGGCCAAGAAGTACGCCGTGGCGGGGCTATTGGGATTGGCCGGGAGCGAGAAGAGTAAGAAAGTGATGGTCTCGTACGGAGCTATCGGTTATCTGAAGAAGCTCTCGGAAATGGAAGTGATGGGCGCTGATAAACTTCTCGAGAAGCTTGACAGAGGAAAGCTCAGAAGCTTCTTTCACCGCCGGTAAAACACACATACGAGGTTTAAAAGGGTGTTGtaacatgttttatatttaaCCGTTTTAAGTATGTCTTGGAACGCTATCAAAAAGCCCGTTGGGCTTTAACTCTCTTAAGCTGATAAATATATTCGGCTATCTATTAACTAACATATAAATATTCACTACCGAAAATTACAATCTTATTGCCTTATTGGTTGAGATAGGATAATACAGTACCATTTTACACAACATTGTTGTTGCTCAAAAGTTGGAGACATTGGTGCGGTCAAAGAAAAGACCAGATGGGTGCCCATTAGGGACCAAAGCCAGCTTCACAGGACTTGCAGCGCCTTCTTCAACTGTCAAAATCCCAGTGTTGAAGTTGATCTCTGTGTTTACGAAACCAGGACAAACGCAGTTGATGATGATTGTTTTGTTCTGCTTTGCCAAAACTCGTGTCAGTGCGATCACTCCAGCTTTCGATAGTATGTATCCAGACATTACTGTCGGCCAGCCTTTGTCTTGTAATGAGCCTTCTCTGTAATCCTTGAGGTACTCGTTCATCACTTCATCTATTTTCTCTAAAGTTAGATTCTCAGCATCACCCAGCACTCCTTTTGCCCATTCATTTGACACATTCTGTAGtcaatataatacaatttttttaaaaaataaataaacgagAGTTTGGCGTAGCCAAAGCCAATGATAACATGATCTTTACTACTCTTTACCTGTAACATTCCCATGGTGGAAGCAATGCTGACGATTCTTGGGGAATCAGAAGCTTCAAGGAGAGGAATCATGGCCTCGCACATTCGCTTTACCCCGTAGTAGTTCGTCCTGATTGCCTCCTCCACTATCTCATATGTATCGCTCATTATCTTTGAAATATCGGTCGGTGCACCAGCCTgtccatattatatatatgacttACCTCTCAAGCGTTACTTGTACAATTTTCTTGAACGAGATGGAAGTTTATAGGGGAAAAAAGCACCTCAGCAATTTGAGATTTAAGAACATCAACATTAACATTCGCCCCTCCAACTCCGGCATTATTAACCTGTAGATATGTATTACCAAACAAAgaaatcagaagaaaaaaagagtttacATGGTCACTTTATGGAGTGATCAGATCATTACATTTAAGATTAAGCACTAAACATATATGAGATCCTGCCTAAATAATAACAAGTGTGATCTGTTGGAAAGGGAGTATCAACTGACTTAGATCTGCAAGTGAAACTGATAAATCCCAGACCAAAAGATAAAACCAGAAGAGATTTGATTGACAAAGATTATCAAATGTTACCAGAATATCGAGTTTCCCAAAGTGGGACTTAACAAAGGAAGCAAGAGAAGCGATGCTGTCTGGATTGGAGACATCAAGTAGGTGAAAGAGGATGGCTTGATCAGAAAAACCATTCTCTCTCTTGAGCTTTTCGACAGCTTCGAGACCCTTCTTCTCATCTCTAGCTGTTAGAATCACAGTCATCCCATTTTTAGCAAGTTGCCTGCAGATCTCAAACCCAATCCCTTTGTTCGAACCACTTACAACTGCAACTCTGGCGCACACAAATCATATGAAAAGAAACCAAGTTAACTATATTGAAATCTCAAGACGGAtaagctagagagagagagagagaagcacaAACCTTGAGTCTGCCATCGGATTGATCAGAATAGTCAATCAGCTATCTTTCTTCTTCGGCTTGAAATAAATATACAGCTTAACTAACAATCAATGAGGAGGCCGtttctgtatttatttatatttcgtTTGTGTGGATAAGAATAAATAAGTGCCACATGCATGAAAGACACACACCGCTAGcttttactatattttaataaattaatgataaacacCAATGTCTCCAAAAGTATCACAGCAGAATATTGCCAAAAAACTGATAGGAGTTTCTTATTTGGTGGGAACCATATTGCTGTGTTGAAGTGTCAAAAGAAAGTCTCGGCACGTATTACAACACATGGAAAAACATTCCTtgcttccccccccccccccccccccccccccgcaaTAATATGGTTTTGTTGTTCTGAGAACAGAGACTTAAAACTCCCAAATGAGCTGGATCGAGTAATATTTACTCTTTAATTACATAAACTAATCTGTTCAAAAGGAGactgtttcatttttttcctaTCAAAGTAAGAAACTACCAGGCAAAAGAAATGGCCACCACAAGAATGCCTAAGCTCCTTGTTCCTGCTAGAATGAAGAAACGGCCCCTCAGACCGCGAGTGTACCACCTCCTTCCATGATCTGGTTCTCCTCAGATGCATCCGACTCTTGAGCTTTTGGCTTACTCGTCGTCCTCGAAAAGCCGTACCCCAGAGAGCTTCCGCTTGCTTCACTTAGCTGCCATTACCgttatatacattatatatcaTTCAAAGACCAAACCAGATACggattattaaaaaagaaagaaaaaatgtacGAATTTGATCAACGCACCTCCGTTAGTTCAGACAGGTGACGGGTTCTGAACTCGTTGATCGTGTTTGCTATTTCTGATGTCGGTAGTTTGGCCTGTCAAGGTTTTGACCCACAAAATGATCATACATTCTCTGTGTATAGAATTAACTATGTTTTACCTGAGCAAGAACAGCAGCTGCCAACTGTAGACTTGGCTCCAGAGTCTCTGGTACAAcctacatagttttttttttgtgatcgaGATATGACCAAGAAAGCATATGTCTTTATCTAGTCTGAAAGTGGAGGGGTTTGTGAACATTACTGCAGTAGCACCAGCTTTTTCAAGATTAAGACCATGAACAACATCGTGTGCACGAACAAATGTCTTCACGTTGGGGTAGTACTTGCTCAGAGCCCACACACATCTGTAATTTGTTCCTGGTGCGTCTAAAGCAACCACAGCAGCACATGCTCTCTCAGCTCCAATTTTGTGGAGAACCTGTTTGTTTGCACAAGTAAAGTAACGTTCAAATACTGGTATAGTTTGTCACTTTTTCATGATgcaacttctttttcttttcgtacCTCTCTACTACCAGCATCTCCAAAATAAACAGGAAGATCCATGGAACGGGCGATAGTCACTCTATCACTGCAAAGAATATATGACATATTCAGGCAACCGAAGAATAGGCGTAAGAGATATGGAATTGTATATCAAAGAAGTTAAAACGTGATCTCAGTGTGTGTGGAAGTTACGGATAGTGCCCACATTTTCGGTTTGACAGGAGAAAAAAATGATATCCTCAACCCACAAAATGATACAGGAAATGAATGAGCCATGTTACATTACCTGCTAACATCTAGGGCAACGAATGGGATAAGTCTTTCTGAAAGAAGCTGAGCAATTATCTGCAAGTAACAAATAGAAAGTGTCCAAGAAGTTAGAAACTCCAATATACCATGTGACGCAGACCCATTACACAGATGTTTTCGTCTAAAGAGCATAGACCTGACCAACTCGTCCAAATCCGCAAATAATTATGTGGTCTTGCAAATCATCCGTCTGCAAAATAGAATCAGTCAAGACTCAAGAAAGAGGGATTAGACATGAGATAGCGTTGTAATGATTTCCTGAATCAAAGAATGTGCGAGCATTGAAACAGagttaatattcaaaataagtCAAGAAAGAGGTAACATCTAGACTCCTACCTCACTTTCAACCGGCAATAAACTTCGAACATCATGCAACTCAAACCGGGATGCAATTAACTGGCCACCAGCAGCTAACCAAGGCGTGATAGCCATTGAGATTCCCACCACAAGAAACAGTAACGAAGACAACTGAGGAGACATTATACCCTGTAAGAACCACATGTTAGGCTTTCATGTTTTCGAGAAGCGTtgcatattattatatatataaaaagacatGATACTGATAACAAACCTGATTGACAGCTTCTCCAAAAGCAACAAATGCAAACTCTCCGCCTGGGGCAAGAAGAAGTCCGGCTCTAATTGCAGATATGATTGAAATTCCGAACAATTTGCCCATGATCACGACTAATATAGTCTTGCCCACTATCAGGACCCCCAAAGTCCCCAATACGACAGGGAAATTAGAAAGAAGAAGTTTCGGATCTATAGACATACCAACCTGAAATGAGTAAAACTATTTTGTTAGTCTTATGCCTGTGATTACATATGTTTACAGTTGAAACAAACATCAGAATCTCACAGAAGCAGGAGAAAATAATTCCTTTCACCATCAACAATTTCCTGATTCTTTCtcataaatgatataaataaagGGATAAACTCATAAATTACAGTCATGAAGAAGAGCCCCAGCAGGAGACCACGATAAGGAGCAATATCTGACTCTACTTGCAAGGAAAATTCTGTCTCCGCAAGGAGTAAACCAGCCAAAAACGCTCCTAATGCCATGGAAAGTCCAGCCTGATTTATAGAAACGGACAAATTTAGAAGGAAAGAAAGAATGGCATAATTGCAAATGGCCAAATACCAACAAGATGAAGGTCATTACCCTAGCTGTCAGTAAACTAGTCCCAAGAATAACAAGAAGTGTATTAGCAGAGAATATCTCGGCGTTTCGATTTTCTGCAACTTGCTTGTAGATTGGTCGAAGAAACTGTGTACCACAAGAGTGTCATCAGTGCCTTATCAGATTATAACTCCAATGGAACATATGAATACCCAAAGCCTCTTCCTTTCGTAGCAAATTTCAAACGTTAAAGTATCTGGACTTACAAGACGGCCACCAGCAATTATGGCAGTAATAGCAACTGCAGCTTTGACTGCAGCAAGCCCAAGCGCTTCAGCAATGGCTTGAAACCCAATCTGAGAAGAACAGTTGGAAACTTAGCATTTTATCACTGATACTTTTTAACAGATAGCCATACTTTTCTTCTTAAGAGGAGCAGCAATTAAACTGTCAAAACTCTTACTTTGATTACTGCCAACACATGGCTTTATTGAACACAAAAGTAAACCGCACTGAAGGAAAAAAGGAAGCCTAGAGATGAACTTACCCCTCCTTTAGATGAATTAGGTGAAATAAGTGGGATGAGAATCAGTAAAACAACTACAGCTAGATCCTGTTGAAAAATATAACAAAGTGATGAGAAACTCCCAGCATAGAAGTATTTACGAACTCTGTTCTGAACCGACCTGGAAAAGCAAGACGGAAAATGTAGCCCGTCCATGTCTAGATGTGCTCTCACCCCGTTCTTGTAGAACCTGAAAACCAAGtacattgtttttgtttctttccatTAATATCTCTATCTGGAATTCTGAATACAACCAAAAATGTCACCTGAAGGACAACAGCAGTGGAGGACAGTGCCAGGCCGTTTCCGATAACTATTGCCGCTGGACCAGCCTGACCAGCAACATAATGGGCAATCAATCCAACTACTGCTGCTGTCACCAGAACCTAGAATACAACAATAGAAATGTAGATTAGAGAACTTGGATCAAATTATATGGAATGAGATATGGGGATCTTCAAATAATCAAATCACCTGAGCGGAGCCTAATCCAAAAACATATTTCTTCATGGAACTCAGTCTTTCAACAGATAGctgtcaaataaaaaaaaatggctcTTCTACGGAACACAGTTCAAAAGCAAAACCGCAGCATACACATATATCAAATAGTACCTCAAGGCCAATGTTGAAAAGCAAGAAAACAACTCCAAATTCTGCAATGGCTTTGGTTGCATGCACATTACGGATTATCGAAAGACCATAAGGACCAATCAGAATTCCAGCTGCCAAATACCCAAGAACAGGACTGCCTGCACAATGAAGCCATCAAGACAGCACATTAATCTCTATGCAACATGATTGCGAGACTAAATATGTTTTTGACTGATGAGACCCATGGAAATTGTAGGAGTTTGAGGGAAAGGGATGTATTggagaaataacaaaaaaaaaagacttctaCTAACCTCCAGGAATTTTCTGAAATAGAGGCACAAATATGACGCTTGCCAGCAGTAAGAACAAAAAATCAAGAAGCGAAGCTTCTTCCTCATTGACCTAATCATTGCAGAAGTTTCAGACTAAATTTTCGTGGGACTACGAAAAAGAACAAGGAATGATTATTCATACCTCCTGGTGAGGGATCATTTCAAGCAATTTCTTAATTCTCTTGGGAAGTTTCTGCACTTGCCGGATCAATGGTTTCTTGTTGGAAGAGACATCTTCAGTACTAGTGCTGATAACATCTGGCTGTTGAAGCAGCTGATTGTTCCCGCCTACTCCATTGGAGTATAATGTCAGTCTGGAACAATTAAGAAGCTAATACTTAACAAAAAGATCGAGTTCCATGTACTAAAATGATCCTTCAGAAAATGTGAAAACAAAGAGTAGATTATCAAACTGACCCTGCTCCGAGAAGTGCAACCCCAAGAACTAGCTTGGGCCATTGTTGTTTGACAGAATCAACCAGACTCGCAAATACAGTCGTTTTCCCATCTGAattggaagagaagaaagatgcaGAAAAGAAACGAGAGGATTTATTAAACGATGCCTTGGATGCATTAAGAGAAGAACCCTCTTTTGGGAGATCTTTCTGTGTTTCTTGCTTCTTTGGAATCTTTGACTTTTCAGAATCTGATGCCAACACTTCGGAAGACTCTACACTTGGCTTTCCATTCTCATGACCGTTTGAATCATAAGACTGCGTTAGCTTTTGAGCCTTCTGACCAACATTATCAGGCAAATGATCAGCTGTGTTCTGTACCGCTGAGAGATCTTCATGTATTTGTGAATCTCTTTCAGCCTCATGGCTGCCACTTTGGATATTACTTGAGAGTACCACCTCATCCTGGAGGGGAGTTTCTTCATCGGAGAGTTGTCCTTGAGCTTCTTCTGGTTTCTGGGAGATGGACTTCTCAGCTCTCTGCAAAGCAATCTCTGCATCATTAACACGTTGAGTAGCCTCAAGCTCAAAAGCGACAGCTTGTTCAGCCAATTTCATGATATTAGCAACGTCCTCTTCTGCTTTCAAGGCATTGATCTGTATGGTCTCAGCGAAGTCATTCAACTTGTCGACTTCCTTCTGCAGCTCTTCTTTTTTGCTCTGCAAAGCCCTCAGTTGAGCTTCACAACTTGCTAAGTTGAGTTGGCATTCTTTGATGTCATCCTTGGCAGCTAAAAGGGCTTCCTCCTTGTCTTTAAGAAGATCTGTTATTTCAGGCTCTGGAGAGGGTTCTAGAATACCATTACTTTCAAGAGATTCCTCTACAACACGAAGCCTTGCTTCAGCGAGAGATAAGGCCATAGTAGCCTTATGAACAGCTTCTTTAGCAAGAGATTCCTCATCAACAGTGTCTCGGATGAGATCAAGAGTATTGTTAACCTGAAGCCAAACACTAGCGGCTTGATCCTTGAGAGCGATGGCAGTTTCAGAAATCCTCTGAGCCTTATCGTCGAACATGGTACTATTGAGCCTGGCAACTTCCAATTCTTCGGTAGCCTTGTGAAGTAACTCTCTGAGTTCCTCCAGACTGTCAGATTCGTTTTCTTCATCGTGAACATTAGTTTCAACATTGCGAGCATCAGCTAGAGAATGTGACCTAAATCCAAAGGAGACTAGTGTTGGCTTTGAACTAAAAACTCTTGAAGGAGGAGTATTCAAAGTCAAAGTAGCACTTGGTAAGACATTCCTCCTCAGTGGATTAGAATAATCCCAAAATCTGGGGAAGATGATTCCAGCATGGGTGGGACTTCTGAACCGAGAAGGCAAGCGGTAACTCATACCTCCACGAACCAAACTCGGACGCGAAAAATCCATTTCGAATCAAAACTTTGCGACTAGGAGGAACCACCTGTGGAGGAAGTCGAAACGAAAATCAAAATCTCAGATACTTACGAAATGCAAAAGCGAAGGGAGGGAAGAGACTAACCGGATCATGGGTGTAACGGAGTTCGAGGGAAATCCAGAGTTGAGCGACTGATCGAAGTAagtgcctctctctctctctctctctctctctgatgaGTTTCCGTTTTAAACAGATTTTCCGCGACTCTTCCAGTCAGTCAAAGAAGAATCGAAACGAGAAAGTGCCCCTTCCTCCCTCTCAATTAAAGAAAACAAACTGCAAAGTAGGAACCCACCAACCTCTCGTGCCAATCAAAAGAACATTTTTGCAATTACACCCTCTTAACTGTACCCTTTCTCTTTAATCTACTCTTAATCTACCCCCAAACGATAttatttaatcatttattttatttttttcctatccatgactcactactttagCCATATATAACAACAgttttggtctttttttttttttttttttcatctgtaGATTATATTAAACACCAAAACCACAATTCTTACAAACCAGAGCCGGCAAGGAATACATTCCTTCCAGAGCCATAAGCCGGCGCGGTAACATGTACCACCCGGAGCCAAAAGATGGATACAAAACAAACCCataaaaactaacaaaaacaCGAAGAAAAAAGATGTCGAGAGACAGGAAGGTAAAACAGAACTTCAGGATAGGAGTGCTCCACCTTGCGCTCAAAGACGAGCTTACCGAAATAGAACTCATCAACAATTAAGACAAAATGAGAGGAGCAGCAATATAGACTAGACGCACACGAACAAACACCAAACAAATATAACTGAATCGAGAGAGGTTAGAATCTTTAACCGTCGCTGTAAACACCCTTCAACTCCAACTAAGTCTCTCCATTGGACCTTGAGTGTGCTCTCCCCGCGCCTCATACGCACCATCACTCCACAGCGAAGCCTATAAAGGTTTGCCGGAGACGTCTTATTCACACAGCCGGTAGCTGGATAATAACCACTCCAAATCCAAGACAATCACGATCAAGATGGCGACAATCGACCGACAATGAAGCAATCGCTCCGATATACATCTATCTCCTTTCTATCCAAACACACACCTCCTCTGAAAACCAAAAGATGTTTCTACCTCCACCGAAGACTTGAGCCACCACAGTGCTTTCTCTTTTGATCAGACGTTTTGATTTGAGCAAGCTCAAAATTTTTTTTCCCACCTTCTGAACACGACCCGAGATTTAAATCTCCATACTCTTCTCCGGATAACCGCAACACCTTGAATCTTCACCCACATATGACCTCTGTACACAAATCGTCGATCCTCTCCTCTGTTTTGCTCACCGCATCGGGAGACGAGAGAGCTGAGGCAGAGGAGGCGACTTGCCAAGGCCACGCGCCAAGACCGAGACGGAATCGCCGTATTGGAAAACCAGATCTGGCAAACCGAAACCCTAAAAACCGACTCCCTCCCCTTCTACCGTTCGATAAGCCTCGCCGCTACTCCAAGGATAGCCAGAGCCTTACGTCGTCGTCCACCCAAAGAGGAACTCCGACTTGACCCGACAAAACCAGAGTCGCACACATATCGGCTAGGAAAAGACTTCGAGGGAGAGAGCAAAAGGAAAAGAAGAGGTAAGGGGAAGAGGAGGACCTCCGGCGCCGGAAAGGCCGGGCCGGAGTTACTGATTCTTTTATCGCGACTGTTTTGTCCGGCGGTGGAAGTTTTTTCCGCTTTCTTGGTTTGAACAACCAATAGATTCAACAGTTTTGGTCTCTAGTATGCCTATTTTATTTATCTGTCTCAGTCATGCCTTTTGTATATTCCACTGATTAATAGCTGCTACAAACTTAACAAACAAACATCATATCCAAATTATAACTCTTCGCTCACACTTTCTTCAGATTCAAATATCAGATACTGTTAAAATATCTTTGGGTTCAACTACAAATTAACACATTCcatggtttttatttttatcatgtCGTTCTTGATTTGTTCAAATGTGGTTCTTCAGAGATCAGAAACTTCACTCAAATACTGTACATTGATCATATATGATGGATCTTCGATCGCATGAATCAGTTCACCATACATTAAAAAGGGAACAATGAACACCACAAACGGTGAAAAGTGAAAAGTGTTCTTCTTCTTAACGGAGTGACGAGAGGTCATCAGATAGCGAGTGTGCCTCCTTCCATTATCTGGTTATCATCGGATGCATCAGACGCTTGTGGCTTAGTCTTACTCGTCGTCCTCGAGAAACCATACCCCAAAGAGCTTCCACTTGTTTCACATAGCTGCCATTACCGTTTATATGCAATTTAAAACCAATCAGACCAAAACGACGGATGAATTTGATCTAAGATTGGAAACGCACCTCTGTTAGCTCAGACAGGTGACGGGTTCTGAACTCGTTGATCGTATTTGCTATTTCTGATGTCGGTAATTTGGCCTGACAAAGGTTTTAACCCACAAAATGATCACACATTCTCTGTTTATAGGACTAATTATGTTTTACCTGAGCAAGAACAGCGGCTGCCAGCTGTAG
This region of Brassica napus cultivar Da-Ae chromosome C5, Da-Ae, whole genome shotgun sequence genomic DNA includes:
- the LOC106358387 gene encoding K(+) efflux antiporter 1, chloroplastic, producing MDFSRPSLVRGGMSYRLPSRFRSPTHAGIIFPRFWDYSNPLRRNVLPSATLTLNTPPSRVFSSKPTLVSFGFRSHSLADARNVETNVHDEENESDSLEELRELLHKATEELEVARLNSTMFDDKAQRISETAIALKDQAASVWLQVNNTLDLIRDTVDEESLAKEAVHKATMALSLAEARLRVVEESLESNGILEPSPEPEITDLLKDKEEALLAAKDDIKECQLNLASCEAQLRALQSKKEELQKEVDKLNDFAETIQINALKAEEDVANIMKLAEQAVAFELEATQRVNDAEIALQRAEKSISQKPEEAQGQLSDEETPLQDEVVLSSNIQSGSHEAERDSQIHEDLSAVQNTADHLPDNVGQKAQKLTQSYDSNGHENGKPSVESSEVLASDSEKSKIPKKQETQKDLPKEGSSLNASKASFNKSSRFFSASFFSSNSDGKTTVFASLVDSVKQQWPKLVLGVALLGAGLTLYSNGVGGNNQLLQQPDVISTSTEDVSSNKKPLIRQVQKLPKRIKKLLEMIPHQEVNEEEASLLDFLFLLLASVIFVPLFQKIPGGSPVLGYLAAGILIGPYGLSIIRNVHATKAIAEFGVVFLLFNIGLELSVERLSSMKKYVFGLGSAQVLVTAAVVGLIAHYVAGQAGPAAIVIGNGLALSSTAVVLQVLQERGESTSRHGRATFSVLLFQDLAVVVLLILIPLISPNSSKGGIGFQAIAEALGLAAVKAAVAITAIIAGGRLFLRPIYKQVAENRNAEIFSANTLLVILGTSLLTARAGLSMALGAFLAGLLLAETEFSLQVESDIAPYRGLLLGLFFMTVGMSIDPKLLLSNFPVVLGTLGVLIVGKTILVVIMGKLFGISIISAIRAGLLLAPGGEFAFVAFGEAVNQGIMSPQLSSLLFLVVGISMAITPWLAAGGQLIASRFELHDVRSLLPVESETDDLQDHIIICGFGRVGQIIAQLLSERLIPFVALDVSSDRVTIARSMDLPVYFGDAGSREVLHKIGAERACAAVVALDAPGTNYRCVWALSKYYPNVKTFVRAHDVVHGLNLEKAGATAVVPETLEPSLQLAAAVLAQAKLPTSEIANTINEFRTRHLSELTELSEASGSSLGYGFSRTTSKPKAQESDASEENQIMEGGGTLAV
- the LOC106358390 gene encoding (+)-neomenthol dehydrogenase, encoding MADSRVAVVSGSNKGIGFEICRQLAKNGMTVILTARDEKKGLEAVEKLKRENGFSDQAILFHLLDVSNPDSIASLASFVKSHFGKLDILVNNAGVGGANVNVDVLKSQIAEAGAPTDISKIMSDTYEIVEEAIRTNYYGVKRMCEAMIPLLEASDSPRIVSIASTMGMLQNVSNEWAKGVLGDAENLTLEKIDEVMNEYLKDYREGSLQDKGWPTVMSGYILSKAGVIALTRVLAKQNKTIIINCVCPGFVNTEINFNTGILTVEEGAASPVKLALVPNGHPSGLFFDRTNVSNF